One Acidobacteriota bacterium genomic region harbors:
- a CDS encoding c-type cytochrome codes for MMYRFGLAAGFACLVLGFAATASANVEKGKDVYKAQKCQMCHSIDGVGNKKSPLDGVGAKLTEEQIRKWITAPQEMKADVKKKAFDKLAKEDLDALVAYMKSLK; via the coding sequence ATGATGTATCGCTTTGGGCTGGCCGCCGGGTTCGCGTGTCTCGTCCTGGGGTTCGCCGCGACCGCGTCGGCGAACGTCGAGAAGGGCAAGGACGTGTACAAGGCGCAGAAGTGCCAGATGTGCCACTCGATCGACGGGGTCGGCAACAAGAAGTCCCCGCTCGACGGGGTCGGCGCGAAGCTCACCGAGGAGCAGATCCGCAAGTGGATCACGGCGCCGCAGGAGATGAAGGCCGACGTCAAGAAGAAGGCGTTCGACAAGCTGGCGAAGGAGGACCTCGACGCGCTCGTCGCCTACATGAAGTCGCTCAAGTAG